Within Thermococcus celer Vu 13 = JCM 8558, the genomic segment GAGCGCGATGACGGCCAGCGCCGTTCCGGTGTAGTCCTCCCACGAGCCGTCCGGGTTCTGTTTGTATATTAACCAGTACGCGGCGTCGTTGAGAACATCCCTGTAACGCCCCCTCGCCACGTTCTCGCCGCGCATGAGGGCCAGCATCGCCATTGCCGTGTACTTGGCCATGTGCGTTTCCCCGCGGGAAACCCCCCACGAATCGAAGGGAGTCCTCATCTGGAGGAGCCACTCGCATCCCTCGAGAACCCGGGCGTAGTCCCCGGTCCTGTACAGGGCGAGAACCGCGAAGGCGGTATCCGGAACGGTGGGGCTGTAAACGTAGGGCTCGATTTTAGCACTTCCGGCAGGGAATGATAATCCGATGAGCATGATTACAAGGATCGCCGCAAGAACCCGCTTCATCCCAACCACCTCAAAAGGGGAAAGAAAAGGGGATTAAAAACCTTCAGCCGTAGTAGACGACGGCCTTGAGCTGGTAGTCCGCCCAGCCGTAGGTGCTGTAGGCGTAGACGAGGAACGTCCAGGTTCCCGGGGCGGGGTTGGCGTACTCGACGTGCTCGTAGCTGTTGCTCGACGTGGACCTGTCAACGAGGTTGCCGTTGGGGTCGTAGAGGTAGAGGTCGAGGTCGTTGTAGGAAGTATCGAAGGTCAGGTCACCGGTTATCTTGGTGGCACCGCTGTTGACGTTCATGGTGAAGGTGTCGCTGGTGTCCCAGTAGTCGTTAACGGAGCCGGTGAAGGTCTGGGTGTCGGTGGTCGGGGTTGGGTTCGGGTTGGGGTTTGGATTCGGGTTGCCGCCGCCGGACTGGCTGAGGCTCCCGTCGCTGACGACGTCGACCTGGTAGTTCGCCGCGCCCTTGTAGCTGACGACCTTGACCGTCCAGGTTCCGGCGGTCGGGTTGTAGTAGCCGACCTTCTCGAAGCCGTAGTAGGCGGTGTAGGAGTAGTCAACCTCGTTCCCGTTGGGGTCGTAGAGGTAGAGGTCGATGTCGCTCGAGCCCGTGTCCCAGTAGAGGGTGGCGGTCACGAAGGTGGCGCCGCTGACGTCGAAGGTGTGGGTGGCGCTTCCCTTGTCGGCGACGGAGCCGGTGAAGGTGAGCTTGGCGTAGTCGTCGTACTTGATGGCCTTGTAGACGTTCACCCTACCCGCACCGTAGGCGATGTCCGCTATCTCCTTGGGGGCGACTATGTCGGCGGTCTCGATGAGGGCGGTCTTCACCTTGTCCGGGGTCCAGCTCGGGTGGGCCTGGAGGATGAGCGCGGCAACGCCCGAAACGTGCGGGGTGGCCATGCTGGTTCCAGAGGCCTTGGTGTAGTAGTCGTTTATCGGGGTGCCCATGCTGGTTCCGCTGGCGCGCGGGGCTATGATGTCAACGCCGGGGGCGACGACTTCCGGCTTGAGCCTTCCGTCCGCGGTCGGTCCCCTGCTGGAGAAGCTGGCGATGTTGTCGTTGCTGTCAACTGCACCGACGGTTATGACCTTGCTCGCGGCGGCGGGTGAGCCGACGGTGTAGGTGTTCGGCCCGCTGTTGCCGGCGGCGACGCAGACTACTATACCGGCGTCCCAGGCGTTGTTGACGGCCTGACTGAGGGAGTCGGTTCCGTCGGAGCTCTGGGAGGAGCCGAGGGAGAGGTTGATGACCCTTATCCCGTACTTGTCCTTGTTCTGGACGACCCAGTCAACACCCGCGATGATGGTGGAGACGCTTCCCGAACCGTCGGCACCGAGAACCTTGACGCCGACGAGCTTCGCGCCGGGGGCGACGCCTATGTACTGGGAGTTAACGCTGCCGGTTCCGGCAACGATACCCGCAACGTGGGTTCCGTGTCCCTGGTCATCGTAGGGGGTCGACCTGCCGTTGACGGCGTCGTACCAGCCTATGACCTTGCCCTTCAGATCGGGGTGGTTCGCGTCTATACCCGTATCGACGATGGCAACCACCACACCGCTTCCGTCGTAGCCGAGGGAGTTCCAGACGGTATCGGCCCCTATCTGGGAGACGGAAGTGGCGTCGTCAACCTGAACCTTGTAATCCTCCTGTATGAACTTTATGCCCGAGACCCTTGTGTTACCGAAGTAACCCGTGTCTATCATGCCCGCGATCAGCAGAAGGTCCCTGGCCTTTATTTTAACCGCGACAGCAGGGATTATCTTGTAGGAGTACTTGACCTGGGCGCCCATGAGCCTCAGTACCTTAACCGCCCTGTCCCTGTCTCCGTAGCTCCCGAACATTATGACGGTGTCCACTTCCTGGTTCCAGTTCATCCTCTGGACTTTCTTGAACAGTCCCGGGGTCAGCAGTCCGTAGTTCTTCTGCTGAACCGCGTTGTTCCTGACAACCGGTTTTACGGGTGCCGCAAGGGCCGTTCCGGCCAGAAGACCCACGAGCACCAGTGCCAGCACCACAGCACCTAACCTCTTCATTCCAGTACCCTCCTATCCAACATGTCCCATATCGGGACATCGAAGTACTGATATTGGATACATTAAAAAGTTTACGCAACAGTGTTTCTTCCATTTATATACATTACAGTAATGTACATCTTTATGTAACATAAAGAAGCCAACTCCGTTTCATAAATTTCAGCAAACGACACAATTCCTTAATGCCCGGTCACCCAAAACCATCAACGATGAACGATAAGCGCCCGTTTCAGCAGTTAATTAGGACGATAAAAATATAACGTAGGGTAATGTTTGAAACCCACAAAGTTGGGGATAAGATGGTGAATATCGACATAATGGACATCAACCCGTGGCTCGGAGGGGTCCAATTAACCCCATCCCTAAACGCGAAATTGTCATGAGGAGGTGTAACATTAAGCGGAAAAGCATTAAATACCAAAACATAGCATGGAACATGAGGACGCTCCTTATAGCACTTCTCTCTTTTGGAGGGGGATTCATAGGCTCCATGATGAGCGGAGGGAGTATGGTAATCCTTTCAATTCTCACCTTCGCCGGGCTCCCCATAAAAGAAGCCGTTGGGATCCTGAAGGTCGTCATAGCGGCCCTAACCTTCGTATCCACACTCACCTACTTTAGAGGTGGAGCGCTCGATGTTAAGCTTGCGCCACTCTTGACGATCTCGTCAATTTTTGGCGCATTTATCGGGACCTCACTTTTTCTATCCCTTTCTCAGGAACTGGCTAATTTCATAGCTGCTGCACTCCTGCTGGCGGGGATGTACTTCACCGTAAGATTCAAGCCGGGAAGTGAGGGCAAGCATGGAAGGAAGAGTAAAGCGGAGATCTCAATAGTGGGGCTGCTCATAGGGGCCTACATTGGGATCCTCGGAATAGCATCCACCCTGGTGGTTATCTCAGCCCTGGAGATATTCTTCAGGCTGGACATACTCAAGGCAAATGGAACCGCGAAAATGATAATCTTCCTGAATAATACAATGGCGGCACTCAACTATGGACTGAAGGGAAGCCTGGATTACTCCATGATGTGGCCCATTCTGATCCCCGTGATGGTGGGTTCGTGGCTGGGGGCCAAAAGCGCTTTAAGGATGGGGAGCGAGAAGCTCAGGATCGTTTTTATCGCGATAGGAGCTCTAACGCTTTTGAGGATACTCTTTGGATGAGGGAGGGTTTGAACCGGATTATCCGCCTAAAATCTTAAGTTTCACCGTCCCCCTCATGGGGTCGGCTGGAAGTTTAACCTGTCTTTCCCATGGTTTAACCAACGAGCTTTTTCAGACCCTCCGCGAACTCGCGTGCATCCCTCTCGAGGGACTTAACGTAAAAGATGCCCTCCTTCATCGGTTCCTTCCCGAGAATTTCCCTCATCTGGGCGAGACATCTTCTGGATCTCCCGGCACAGGTGGTGAAAAATGCGGCCCTCCCAATCTTCTCCCTGTTCTTTAGCAGGTACGTTCTGACCGCCGGAGTCACCCTGCCGTTCCACGTGGGCGTGCCTATCACGACGAGGTCGTATCCAGAGGGATCTTTATGAAACTCTATCTCCGTGGTCTTCCCGCGGGTGGCGTCGTAGCCGGCCCTGAGAAAGCCCAAAATCCCCCTCCGGTTCTTTTTATCGATTATCTCGTCCATTTCGGCGCCCAGGGTTTTGGCTATTATCCCGGCCGCCCTTTTGGTGTTGCCGCTACGCGAGTAAAAGGCCACGAGGATTTTCATTTGACCACCCCCCTATAACCGTGTGCCCTCCATAGGTAACTTCTATTATCTCCATAAAGACACCTACAATAAGTTTTTGACTGGAAAATATCAACTTTGCGATGCAGTTTTTGGGTCCACTGCCAACCGGTAGGCCAAGACGGGCCACCATATGTTTTGGTGGCTCTATAATCAGAATCATCAACGCGTGCATAAAACTATAGGAGTCGGCTGAAGTAGCACTCCACCATATTAAATTGGTGCGGTGGCCGGGATTCGAACCCGGGTCACCGGCTTGGAAGGCCGGTGTCCTAGACCAGGCTAGACTACCACCGCAGAGAAGTGGTGGGGCGAGGGGGATTTGAACCCCCGACACCCGGATCTTCAGTCCGGCGCTCTCCCAGGCTGAGCTACCGCCCCGCGCTCAAAATTAGGGGGGACGGCGGATTTATAAATCTTGCGGTGGGTGAAAACGGGCCCACCCCATGGCCACCCCGGAGGTAAATCGAAAGGCCTACAGCCTCGGTTCGACCGCGTAAACCGTCCTGTCCTCTCCGATTCCCTCGATGAGACCCCTGTGACGCCGCACACAGCTCTCGCACTCCCCGCAGTGTATCGGCTTTCCGTCCTCGGTAAAACCTTTGGGCATGTAGCAGGAGTTCGAGTACTCGTATCTGGCGTTTAGTTCCTTCAAAAGCCTCGCTATGCCCTTCTTGTCGAGGTCTATGAGCGGTGCCACGACCCTGACCTCGGCCATCGTGCCGTAGCGGAGCATTTCGTTCATTCTCTCGACGAACTCGGGCCTGTTGTCCGGGAAGGTCGCCCCCTCCTCCGCGTTGAAGCCGACGATTATATCGCCGCCGCCGAGGGCGTCGAGGAGAGATGCGGCGACGCTTATGAGGACGACGTTACGCGCGGGAACCCAGACGCTCTTCGCGGTTTCCCTGGCAACAT encodes:
- a CDS encoding sulfite exporter TauE/SafE family protein, translated to MRTLLIALLSFGGGFIGSMMSGGSMVILSILTFAGLPIKEAVGILKVVIAALTFVSTLTYFRGGALDVKLAPLLTISSIFGAFIGTSLFLSLSQELANFIAAALLLAGMYFTVRFKPGSEGKHGRKSKAEISIVGLLIGAYIGILGIASTLVVISALEIFFRLDILKANGTAKMIIFLNNTMAALNYGLKGSLDYSMMWPILIPVMVGSWLGAKSALRMGSEKLRIVFIAIGALTLLRILFG
- a CDS encoding S8 family serine peptidase codes for the protein MKRLGAVVLALVLVGLLAGTALAAPVKPVVRNNAVQQKNYGLLTPGLFKKVQRMNWNQEVDTVIMFGSYGDRDRAVKVLRLMGAQVKYSYKIIPAVAVKIKARDLLLIAGMIDTGYFGNTRVSGIKFIQEDYKVQVDDATSVSQIGADTVWNSLGYDGSGVVVAIVDTGIDANHPDLKGKVIGWYDAVNGRSTPYDDQGHGTHVAGIVAGTGSVNSQYIGVAPGAKLVGVKVLGADGSGSVSTIIAGVDWVVQNKDKYGIRVINLSLGSSQSSDGTDSLSQAVNNAWDAGIVVCVAAGNSGPNTYTVGSPAAASKVITVGAVDSNDNIASFSSRGPTADGRLKPEVVAPGVDIIAPRASGTSMGTPINDYYTKASGTSMATPHVSGVAALILQAHPSWTPDKVKTALIETADIVAPKEIADIAYGAGRVNVYKAIKYDDYAKLTFTGSVADKGSATHTFDVSGATFVTATLYWDTGSSDIDLYLYDPNGNEVDYSYTAYYGFEKVGYYNPTAGTWTVKVVSYKGAANYQVDVVSDGSLSQSGGGNPNPNPNPNPTPTTDTQTFTGSVNDYWDTSDTFTMNVNSGATKITGDLTFDTSYNDLDLYLYDPNGNLVDRSTSSNSYEHVEYANPAPGTWTFLVYAYSTYGWADYQLKAVVYYG
- a CDS encoding flavodoxin family protein, which codes for MKILVAFYSRSGNTKRAAGIIAKTLGAEMDEIIDKKNRRGILGFLRAGYDATRGKTTEIEFHKDPSGYDLVVIGTPTWNGRVTPAVRTYLLKNREKIGRAAFFTTCAGRSRRCLAQMREILGKEPMKEGIFYVKSLERDAREFAEGLKKLVG
- the queC gene encoding 7-cyano-7-deazaguanine synthase QueC translates to MKRAVVLFSGGLDSTACLYWAKRNYDEVMMLTVNYGSNEEKVTNRVAEFFSRELDVPLRIVKLDFLEEFSRLRGTTLVGGETPRVTARELENMNVARETAKSVWVPARNVVLISVAASLLDALGGGDIIVGFNAEEGATFPDNRPEFVERMNEMLRYGTMAEVRVVAPLIDLDKKGIARLLKELNARYEYSNSCYMPKGFTEDGKPIHCGECESCVRRHRGLIEGIGEDRTVYAVEPRL